The following nucleotide sequence is from Nautilia sp. PV-1.
TAAGCTGTTGATAGAAGAGCAGTGGGACGCTCTTTTAAAGTCAATGGCTATACTAAGCGGCGCTTATGTTGTTTTTTGCAACAGGGTAGGTTTTGAAGACGGTTTGGGATTCTGGGGAGGAAGCAGGATTGTCAATCCTAAAGGAGAGGTTGAAATAAAAGCTGATTATTTTGAAGAACAGATAATAGAATGTGAGCTTAACCATAGCCTGACAGTTACGCAAAAATATTTTTTAAGGAAAAGCTGATGATTGGAATAATGTGCGCAATGGTTGAGGAGCTTGAGCCTATTTTGGAGTATATGCATATTAAAGAAAAAAAAGAGCACGCAAACAATACTTATTATATTGCGGAATTTAACGGTAAAAATATTGTATTGGCATACAGTAAAATAGGTAAAGTGAACGCTTCGATTACGGCAACTGTGATGATAGAAAAATTCGGAGTAGACGTTTTGCTTTTCAGCGGCGTCGCCGGAGGTATAGACGAGGATTTGAAAATAGGAGATCTTATAACCGCAACGCATGTGTGTCAGCATGACGTTGATCTTACGGTATTCGGATATAAGCACGGATTTATACCTGAGAGTGAAATATATTTTGACTGTAATGCAAACCTGATAAATCTTGCTAAAAAAGTTGCGGATGAGATGGGTATAAAACTCAAAACGGGAATTATCGCAAGCGGCGATCAGTTTATCCATTCAAAAGAAAAAAAAGAGTGGATAAAAGAAGTATTCGGGGCAAGTGCAATTGAAATGGAAGGCGGTGCCGTAGGGTGTGTATGCTGGAACGAACAGGTGCCGTTTTTTATGCTAAGAGCCATCAGCGATACCGCTGAAGAAGGTGCGGGTGTGGATTTTGATGAATTTTTGGAAGAATCGAGCAAAGTCAGTGCAAAATTTTTAGTAAATATGTTAAAGGAAATTAAATGAATAAAAATAAATTAATAGTAATGTTCATAACGTTTGCCGTATTGATAGCGGCGACTCCGTTTATATTCGGCAAACTTATGAATTCAAGATACAACCAGATGCTTAATGATTTAAGATCGAAGGGCATAAGCATTAATGTGGTAAAAGACAAAAGTACTTATCTTCAAACAGACAAAGTTCTAGAAGTAAGCATACCTTCAAAACTTTTAAACGACAACGGAGTAATAAAAGAGATAAAACTGCATATCGAAACAAAATTCAAAAACCTGCCGGTAACGAATGTACTGTTTTTTGGAAAACTGGATCAGGTCGTTTTAAGCGACCAGTATAAAAATCTTGAAAGCAAAATAAACCCTTTCTTGCAAAAATATATTAAATTTGTCGTCACAACGCCTAATTTCAGGGATTATGCATATAAATTCGACGATATCGTCATAAAAGACAAAGCGGATATAGGTATCAAAAATATAAAAGGAACGTTTAAAAACGGAAAACTGATTAAAAACAGTCTGAATATAAAAGAAATATATATAAAAGACAAAAAAGGATATTTTGAAATTAAAAATTTCAAAAACCATTTCGAAGGCAATGAAAAAAGCACTTATTCAAAAACGAATTTTGATGTCGATGTGAATATAAACAGATTTAAACTTCAGGTTCAGAACGTTTATTCAACAACCAAAACGCTGCTTTCAAAAGAAGTTACCTTACATTCTTCATTAGGATTTGACAGTCTGGATGTTCCGAATATGGCAAATGCCCAGAATTTTGATGTAAAAGCCCAGATTAACGGTATTGAAACAAAAATTCTTGAGCAGCTGGCAAAAGCTCCTAAAGACGAACAGGAACAATATCTGGATAAAATTTTTGAAAAAGGTTTCAATATAAATGTTAACAGCAGACTAAAAGACGCAAAAGTTATGCAAAGAGACTTGGGCGGATACAATTTAGGGCTTAATATTAAATTTTTACCAACTAAAAACTTTAGAGCGAAAGTTAACAGTAAAAATATTGATTTTGTAGATATAAAACTTGATTTGACTACAACTCCTCAAATAGCGAATCTGATTATGAATATGGTTCCAAGAAGCGCATTTTTATTTGCTTTGGC
It contains:
- a CDS encoding 5'-methylthioadenosine/adenosylhomocysteine nucleosidase, translating into MIGIMCAMVEELEPILEYMHIKEKKEHANNTYYIAEFNGKNIVLAYSKIGKVNASITATVMIEKFGVDVLLFSGVAGGIDEDLKIGDLITATHVCQHDVDLTVFGYKHGFIPESEIYFDCNANLINLAKKVADEMGIKLKTGIIASGDQFIHSKEKKEWIKEVFGASAIEMEGGAVGCVCWNEQVPFFMLRAISDTAEEGAGVDFDEFLEESSKVSAKFLVNMLKEIK